The sequence TCGGCATAGGAAACCCGATCTCCCACCAGCCATTGCCGGTTGCCAAGCGCTGCCTCCAGGATTGCCGCCGTTGTGTCGAAGAGCCTCAGCCCCTCCTCGACCAGTTGATGATCGATTGGGCCTAAGTGATAGCGCTGCTTGGTGCCACGCTCGAAATGCACCATGTCGCAGGCCCGCGCAAAATTCTCCTTGCCCCAGCTCAGCCAGCGGATCATGTCGGGCTCGTCATCACCGGTGCGCCAGAAATCCGATCCGACGTCGCGCGACAGCCGGCAGGCTATGGCGTCCGCTTCCCAAAGGCTGCCGCCCGGCCATGCGAGGATGGGAATGGAAAGGTTGGGATTGAGCGGCCGGAATCGCTCCGCTTGCCCCGGCGCAAAGGGTGACGCGAATTCGAAAGTCACCTGCGCCTCGAGATGGCGTGCCACCGCGACCGCCAGGCGCGGATTGGGATTGCGGCTGAAGTACAGTTTCATTTCGCTGCCAGCCGGCATCGGCTCGACCCTGTCACGCATAAAATGCCTCTCCTTGTCCTGGCGAACATCGCCAGACCTAGGACGGAGGTGGCCGATGTAATCCGACAAAGTGTGGGTTGACCACCATCGATGGCGAGGCGACACTTCATCTCGCACCAAGGCAGGAGGAAATGCGATGGACGAGCCCGAACGGTGGCGCCACATGTCGACGGCGCCCAAGGACGGCAGCCGGATCCTGGTCACGGTCCGTCCCTCCGAACAGGGACCGGCGGAAGTCGACCTCGCCTACTGGGCGCGCGGCGACCAGTTCGCCGGGGAAGGCTGGCGGGCGTCGGATTCCTCGCCCGGCCGCGTCGTCGAATATGCCGAACCGGAGCTGAAATGCTGGATGCCCCTGCCCTCGGCCAATCTCAGCCGCGGCGGCTCGCTGCCGGCGCCCTGGGAAGGCGACGACGCGCAGCAGCTCGACGGGTCGGGGATTTAGCAAAAAGGGCGCAGCTGCCGATCTCCCCCCTCGTGGGGGTTGAGGAGTGGTCCGCATAGCGGACAGAAAGCCAATTGCTTGGCTTTCTGAACGACGAACGTCCGGCAGGACAGAAGTCCAGCTTGGGTTCCTCGCCCCACGAAGTGGGGAGAGGTGGCTCGGCGAAGCCGAGACGGAGAGGGGAATGGCACTGACCTGTGCTGGAATGCTCCGGCATGAGCGCCTGCGCCCTACGAAGGCCCCCTCTCCGACCGCTTCGCGGCCACCTCTCCCCGCTTCGCGGGGGCGAGGAACCCAGATCCTGATATGCCGGCGGGGCAGCGCCCCCCCTCAGTCCTGCCGGACATCTCCCCCACGAGGGGGAGATCGGCAGCGTCATCGCCGGCTCCTCAGAACAAAAAACGACGCCGTCGCCGGGTTCGGGCCGTCGCGTCCATCAGCCGAATCCATGCCGGCGATCGTCTTCAGGTCCTGCGCGTCCAGCTCGAAATCGAAGACATCGAAATTGGCTGATATGCGATCCTGGCGGACCGATTTCGGGATGACGATCAGCCCTTGCTGCAGGTGCCAGCGGATGATCGCCTGCGCCGCCGACTTGCCGTGCTTACCGGCAATGCCCGCGATGGTCGGGTCGCTCAGCAGCCGGCCGCTGCCCAGCGGGCTCCAGCTTTCGGTGTGGATGTTGTGGCGGGCGTGAAATTCCCTGAGCGCGCGCTGCTGGAAACGCGGATGCAGTTCGATTTGGTTGGCCACCGGAACCACGCCGGTCTCGCCGATGATGCGCTCCAGGTGATCCCTGTTGAAATTCGACACGCCGATCGACTTGATGCGGCCGGCCTGCTTGAGCTCGATGAGGGTCTTCCAGGCCTCGACATATCTGTCCCGGCTGGGCACCGGCCAGTGGATCAGGAACAGGTCGATCTGCTCGACGCCGAGTTTTTCCATCGTGTCGTCGAAAGCGCGCAAGGCGGCATCGCGCTGGTGGGCGCCGTTGCGCAGTTTCGAGGTGATGAACAGCTCGTTTCTCGGCACATCGGCGGAGCGGATCGCCTCGCCGACGCCCTCCTCGTTCTGGTAGCCTTCGGCGGTGTCGATCAGCCGGTAGCCGGCCTTAATCGCCCAGCCCACGACTTGGGCGGTGATGCCGTGATCGACCTGCCACACGCCAAGGCCAAGCTGGGGGATGGTGGCGCCGTCGTTCAGCGTGATCTGTGCGGGCATGGTCGGGTCCTTTGCGAAGAGATGTCCGGGCGGTCGCCCAACGCAGCCTATCTAGGCACGCGCTGGGGCGACGACCAGTCGCCGGTGGACAAATTCGCGAGGCTCGACTTCACAGCCCCGATGTCTGCGTCAGGGGAACCGGCTCATTTCGGCCGGCGCACCGCCCGCACCACCCCGGTGGATGTGCTGCCGCAGTAGAGGCGGTCACCGCCGTCGGATTCCAGTCCCGAGACGGTCATGCCGGCCGGCATGTCGAGCCGTTCCAGGAGCTTGCCGGTCTTGGGGTCGACACGACGCAGATCGCTCTCGTCGCCTTCCCAGGTGCCGTGCCACAGCTCGCCGTCCACCCAGGTCACGCCGGTGACGAAACGGCT is a genomic window of Mesorhizobium huakuii containing:
- a CDS encoding glutathione S-transferase family protein, with product MKLYFSRNPNPRLAVAVARHLEAQVTFEFASPFAPGQAERFRPLNPNLSIPILAWPGGSLWEADAIACRLSRDVGSDFWRTGDDEPDMIRWLSWGKENFARACDMVHFERGTKQRYHLGPIDHQLVEEGLRLFDTTAAILEAALGNRQWLVGDRVSYADFRMATFLPFNEVAGLPLEDYPALARWYRRLEAIDAWRDPFAGLDAPHLPPVPQQGA
- a CDS encoding aldo/keto reductase, which produces MPAQITLNDGATIPQLGLGVWQVDHGITAQVVGWAIKAGYRLIDTAEGYQNEEGVGEAIRSADVPRNELFITSKLRNGAHQRDAALRAFDDTMEKLGVEQIDLFLIHWPVPSRDRYVEAWKTLIELKQAGRIKSIGVSNFNRDHLERIIGETGVVPVANQIELHPRFQQRALREFHARHNIHTESWSPLGSGRLLSDPTIAGIAGKHGKSAAQAIIRWHLQQGLIVIPKSVRQDRISANFDVFDFELDAQDLKTIAGMDSADGRDGPNPATASFFVLRSRR